A part of Micromonospora chersina genomic DNA contains:
- a CDS encoding acetoin utilization protein AcuC has product MADDTVVVWDDALLGYDMGDHPLDPVRVELTMALARELGVLDRPGVRLVKPAPADDALLTRVHDPRYLDAVRAAPRDPLFAGFGLGTSDNPVFEGMHESSALIAGASVAAAEAVWRGEALRAVNVAGGLHHAMPARAAGFCVYNDPAVAIARLLDLGAERIAYVDVDVHHGDGVQEIFYRDPRVLTVSLHETPLALFPGTGFPDETGGPGAEGSAVNVPLPPGVGDAGWQRAFHAIVPSVLRAFRPQVLVTQCGADGHRLDPLADLHLSVDGQRATYVALRALADELCDGRWVATGGGGYALVEVVPRAWTHLLAVATGEPLDPATLTPPGWRDLAARRRPGHDVPLRMTDDVDPSYQPWQPSGEPTAVDRAVAATRKAVFPLLGLDPHDPRD; this is encoded by the coding sequence ATGGCCGACGACACGGTGGTGGTGTGGGACGACGCCCTGCTCGGGTACGACATGGGCGACCATCCCCTCGACCCGGTGCGGGTCGAGTTGACCATGGCGCTCGCCCGCGAGCTGGGGGTGCTGGACCGGCCCGGGGTCCGGCTGGTGAAGCCGGCGCCGGCCGACGACGCGCTGCTGACCCGGGTGCACGACCCGCGCTACCTGGACGCCGTGCGGGCCGCGCCCCGGGATCCGCTGTTCGCCGGCTTCGGCCTGGGCACCTCCGACAACCCGGTCTTCGAGGGCATGCACGAGTCGAGCGCGCTGATCGCCGGGGCGAGTGTGGCCGCGGCCGAGGCGGTCTGGCGGGGGGAGGCGCTGCGGGCGGTCAACGTGGCCGGTGGGCTGCACCACGCCATGCCGGCCCGGGCCGCCGGCTTCTGCGTCTACAACGACCCGGCGGTGGCCATCGCCCGCCTGCTCGACCTGGGCGCGGAGCGGATCGCGTACGTGGACGTGGACGTGCACCACGGCGACGGCGTGCAGGAGATCTTCTACCGGGACCCGCGGGTGCTCACGGTCAGCCTGCACGAGACGCCGCTGGCGCTGTTCCCCGGCACCGGGTTCCCCGACGAGACCGGCGGCCCGGGCGCGGAGGGCTCCGCCGTCAACGTGCCGCTGCCGCCCGGGGTCGGCGACGCGGGCTGGCAGCGGGCGTTCCACGCGATCGTGCCGTCGGTGCTGCGGGCGTTCCGGCCGCAGGTGCTGGTCACCCAGTGCGGGGCGGACGGGCACCGGCTCGACCCCCTGGCCGACCTGCACCTCTCCGTCGACGGTCAGCGGGCCACCTATGTGGCGTTGCGCGCGCTCGCCGACGAGCTGTGCGACGGCCGCTGGGTGGCCACCGGCGGCGGCGGGTACGCCCTGGTCGAGGTGGTGCCCCGGGCCTGGACGCACCTGCTCGCGGTGGCCACCGGGGAGCCGCTGGACCCGGCCACGCTCACCCCGCCGGGCTGGCGTGACCTGGCGGCGCGGCGGCGACCCGGGCACGACGTGCCGCTGCGGATGACCGACGACGTCGACCCGTCGTACCAGCCGTGGCAGCCGAGCGGCGAGCCGACCGCGGTGGACCGGGCGGTCGCGGCGACCCGCAAGGCGGTCTTCCCGCTGCTCGGGCTCGACCCGCACGACCCGCGCGACTGA
- a CDS encoding sulfurtransferase, with product MSGTEDLLVEPDRLAAELDRADPPTLLDVRWRLAGPPGREDYRAGHLPGAVFVDLDTELCGRPGAAGRHPLPDPAALQAALRAAGVRAGHPVVVYDGGDGMSAARAWWTLRWAGHRSVRVLHGGFPAWVAAGGPVSTDAPAPPPGDVTVTPGELPVLDAGEAARLAAADTGVLLDVRAAPRYRGETEPIDPVAGHVPGAVNLPAPGYVTEGRFPAAEALRERFAAAGVAEGAPVGAYCGSGVTAAQAVLALHLAGRPDAALYVGSWSNWVADPDRPVATGETSGR from the coding sequence ATGTCCGGAACCGAAGACCTCCTGGTCGAGCCCGACCGGCTCGCCGCCGAGCTCGACCGCGCCGACCCGCCCACCCTGCTCGACGTCCGCTGGCGGCTCGCCGGGCCGCCCGGCCGGGAGGACTACCGGGCCGGTCACCTGCCCGGCGCGGTCTTCGTCGACCTGGACACCGAACTCTGTGGCCGGCCGGGCGCCGCCGGCCGGCACCCGCTGCCCGACCCCGCCGCGCTCCAGGCCGCGCTGCGGGCCGCCGGCGTCCGCGCCGGGCACCCCGTGGTGGTGTACGACGGCGGCGACGGCATGTCGGCCGCCCGCGCCTGGTGGACCCTGCGCTGGGCCGGCCACCGGTCGGTCCGGGTGCTGCACGGCGGTTTCCCGGCCTGGGTCGCGGCGGGTGGACCGGTCTCGACCGACGCGCCGGCGCCCCCGCCCGGCGACGTCACGGTCACCCCCGGCGAGCTGCCGGTGCTGGACGCGGGGGAGGCCGCCCGGCTGGCCGCCGCCGACACCGGGGTGCTGCTCGACGTACGGGCCGCGCCCCGCTACCGGGGCGAGACCGAGCCGATCGACCCGGTCGCCGGGCACGTCCCGGGCGCGGTCAACCTGCCCGCACCCGGGTACGTCACCGAGGGGCGCTTCCCCGCCGCCGAGGCGCTGCGCGAGCGGTTCGCCGCCGCCGGGGTGGCCGAGGGCGCGCCGGTCGGCGCGTACTGCGGCTCGGGGGTGACCGCCGCCCAGGCGGTCCTGGCGCTGCACCTGGCCGGCCGCCCGGACGCCGCCCTGTACGTCGGGTCGTGGAGCAACTGGGTGGCCGACCCGGACCGTCCGGTGGCCACCGGGGAGACATCCGGCCGCTGA
- a CDS encoding metal-dependent transcriptional regulator, giving the protein MKHDLVDTTEMYLRTILELEEEGVPPLRARIAERLKQSGPTVSQTVARMERDGLLTVEGDRHLTLTELGRGTAVSVMRKHRLAELLLVNVIGMPYEEAHEEACRWEHVMSDAVEKRVYDLLNRPTRSPYGNPIPGLEELGDPGLREAETAEGERNLAFPGLSGPVVVRRICESVQTDADVLRQLHAAGVDPGATVTVAQERDGVSIDRSGDRVRLPREVASRVFVAAR; this is encoded by the coding sequence GTGAAGCATGACCTGGTCGACACGACCGAGATGTACCTGCGCACCATCCTCGAGCTGGAAGAGGAGGGGGTGCCGCCGCTGCGTGCCCGCATCGCCGAGCGGCTGAAGCAGAGCGGTCCCACCGTCAGCCAGACCGTCGCCCGGATGGAGCGCGACGGCCTGCTCACCGTCGAGGGCGACCGGCACCTCACGCTCACCGAGCTGGGCCGCGGCACGGCGGTTTCGGTCATGCGCAAGCACCGGCTGGCCGAGCTGCTGCTGGTCAACGTGATCGGGATGCCCTACGAGGAGGCCCACGAGGAGGCCTGCCGGTGGGAGCACGTGATGAGCGACGCGGTCGAGAAGCGGGTCTACGACCTGCTCAACCGCCCGACCCGCTCGCCCTACGGCAACCCGATCCCGGGCCTGGAGGAGCTGGGCGACCCGGGCCTGCGCGAGGCCGAGACCGCCGAGGGCGAGCGCAACCTGGCCTTCCCGGGCCTGTCCGGGCCGGTCGTCGTGCGGCGGATCTGCGAGAGCGTGCAGACCGACGCGGACGTGCTCCGGCAGTTGCACGCGGCGGGCGTCGACCCGGGTGCCACGGTCACCGTGGCCCAGGAGCGCGACGGCGTCTCCATCGACCGCTCCGGTGACCGGGTGCGGCTGCCCCGCGAGGTGGCCTCCCGGGTCTTCGTCGCGGCCCGCTGA
- a CDS encoding WD40/YVTN/BNR-like repeat-containing protein, with protein sequence MPELDFTGLKDAAYHGFKPQFEKVVAVARRRRRRRRVLTVATAAMVLAGSGVAVAARPDAPTPPSVGVGAVRTPDFIPIPGGTPSPGTDQGVATGRPVAGDLDHIYLRWSECGGCGIRWAGTEDGGRHWRTGDLPAFVNGALDLRAAGPRTVVARYIPRSAPDNRFAEWIATTDGGSNWRKVQPRTAEALPAGWPVVSLLRGPTDEPLVAVDPATGDVVQLNRRSTLHNAVLVESVPAEAGLWVSGFTGEHIATDGRITGTGGAVEVSRDGGRTWSRHEFPDDLTASDDVGGPAVATRDGRTVYAIGRVRGSLVVWRSADGGTTWNRTAGTAAVGDRTIRAALRPDGVLVVQAGISAREDPLMLASSDGGATWHRTALGPGADPRPVPGGFVQTGWPDSKGVWFSTDGVTWSWMDPPQLP encoded by the coding sequence ATGCCTGAGCTGGACTTCACCGGGCTGAAGGACGCCGCGTACCACGGCTTCAAGCCCCAGTTCGAGAAGGTCGTTGCCGTCGCCCGGCGGCGCCGCCGCCGTCGGCGCGTGCTGACCGTCGCGACCGCGGCCATGGTGCTCGCCGGTTCGGGTGTCGCCGTGGCGGCCCGCCCGGACGCTCCGACGCCGCCGTCGGTGGGGGTCGGTGCGGTCCGCACCCCGGACTTCATCCCGATCCCCGGCGGCACACCCAGCCCGGGTACGGATCAAGGGGTGGCGACCGGGCGGCCCGTCGCCGGGGACCTGGACCACATCTACCTGCGGTGGAGCGAGTGCGGCGGGTGCGGGATCCGCTGGGCGGGCACGGAGGACGGCGGTCGGCACTGGCGCACCGGTGACCTGCCGGCGTTCGTCAACGGCGCGCTGGACCTGCGGGCGGCCGGACCACGCACCGTGGTCGCCCGGTACATTCCCCGGTCCGCCCCCGACAACCGCTTCGCGGAGTGGATCGCCACCACGGACGGCGGCAGCAACTGGCGGAAGGTCCAGCCGCGGACGGCGGAGGCGCTGCCGGCGGGCTGGCCTGTTGTCAGCCTGCTCAGGGGCCCGACCGACGAGCCGCTCGTCGCGGTCGACCCGGCCACCGGAGACGTCGTGCAGCTCAACCGGCGGTCGACACTGCACAACGCCGTGCTGGTGGAGAGCGTGCCGGCCGAAGCGGGTCTGTGGGTCAGCGGGTTCACCGGCGAGCACATCGCCACCGACGGCCGGATCACCGGGACCGGCGGCGCCGTGGAGGTGAGCCGCGACGGTGGGCGCACCTGGTCCCGGCACGAGTTCCCCGACGACCTCACCGCCTCCGACGACGTCGGTGGCCCCGCCGTCGCCACCCGGGACGGGCGCACGGTCTACGCGATCGGTCGGGTGCGCGGCAGCCTCGTCGTGTGGCGCAGCGCGGACGGCGGCACCACCTGGAACCGGACCGCCGGCACGGCCGCCGTCGGCGACCGCACCATCCGTGCGGCACTGCGGCCGGACGGGGTGCTGGTGGTCCAGGCCGGCATCTCCGCCCGGGAGGATCCGTTGATGCTCGCCAGTTCCGACGGCGGTGCGACATGGCACCGCACCGCGCTGGGGCCGGGGGCCGATCCGCGCCCGGTGCCCGGGGGCTTCGTGCAGACGGGCTGGCCGGACAGCAAGGGTGTCTGGTTCTCCACGGACGGCGTGACCTGGAGCTGGATGGACCCACCCCAGCTGCCCTGA
- a CDS encoding sigma-70 family RNA polymerase sigma factor yields the protein MGGDDVDLQEQIRQVYAASAARLVAQMYAMTGDYAEAQDVVQEAFVRALSRPALFREVTNPEAWLRTVSLNVARSRHRRRVLLHGLVRSGRLAPAPSSAPALSADHVALVAALQRLPREARETVVLHHLADLPVSEVALAMGCSVEAVKTRLVRARRALGEHLGDDDRPPPLRASTRTTTRTEQEVRHA from the coding sequence TTGGGAGGGGACGATGTGGACCTGCAGGAGCAGATCAGGCAGGTGTACGCCGCCTCGGCGGCTCGCCTGGTGGCCCAGATGTACGCGATGACAGGCGACTACGCCGAGGCGCAGGACGTGGTGCAGGAGGCGTTCGTCCGGGCGCTGTCCCGGCCGGCCCTGTTCCGGGAGGTGACCAACCCGGAGGCATGGCTGCGGACGGTGTCGTTGAACGTCGCGCGTTCCCGGCACCGTCGCCGGGTGCTGCTGCACGGGTTGGTGCGCTCGGGCCGGCTCGCCCCGGCACCGTCCAGCGCTCCGGCGCTCAGCGCCGACCATGTGGCACTGGTGGCCGCGCTCCAGCGGCTGCCCCGCGAGGCCCGGGAGACGGTCGTGCTCCACCACCTGGCGGATCTGCCGGTCAGCGAGGTGGCGCTGGCCATGGGGTGCTCGGTGGAGGCGGTCAAGACCCGACTGGTGCGGGCCCGCCGCGCGCTCGGCGAGCACCTCGGTGACGACGACCGACCGCCGCCGTTGCGCGCGTCCACGCGGACCACAACCCGGACCGAGCAGGAGGTGCGTCATGCCTGA
- a CDS encoding DUF5522 domain-containing protein yields MTGERRPLAGRPLSEPHPSRLPPDHPDRERILAAHAAALAAGEAGYLDPATGLFVLSAGFLARRGTCCGRGCRHCPYVDE; encoded by the coding sequence GTGACCGGAGAGCGACGACCCCTCGCCGGCCGGCCGTTGAGCGAGCCGCACCCGTCGCGGCTGCCGCCCGACCACCCCGACCGGGAGCGGATCCTGGCCGCGCACGCCGCCGCCCTGGCCGCCGGCGAGGCCGGCTACCTCGACCCGGCCACCGGGCTCTTCGTGCTCAGCGCCGGTTTCCTGGCCCGCCGCGGCACGTGCTGCGGGCGCGGCTGCCGGCACTGTCCCTACGTGGACGAATAG
- a CDS encoding asparaginase: MTVALFTLGGTIAMAGTGSGGVVSRLTGADLTAAVPGLAGIPLDVRDVEAVPSAALAYRQILDLVDAAGAAVADGAAGVVVTQGTDTLEETAFLADLVWPHPEPLVFTGAMRNPTLAGPDGPANLLAAARVAAAPVARDLGVLVAFNDEIHAARFVRKTHSTSTATFASPNAGPLGHVIEGAVRLLTRPPRHAPLPPVDSDRLAATRVALHTVTLDDDPALLDALAPGLDGLVVAGFGVGHVPPDFAPALGALAARMPVVLASRAGAGSVLRDTYGAVGSETDLRRRGLVCGGLLDPYKAKVLLRMLLAGGAERAAVDAAFARHG; the protein is encoded by the coding sequence GTGACCGTCGCGCTCTTCACGCTGGGCGGCACGATCGCCATGGCGGGCACGGGTTCCGGGGGAGTGGTCAGCCGGCTCACCGGCGCCGACCTCACCGCCGCCGTACCCGGGCTCGCCGGCATCCCGCTCGACGTGCGGGACGTCGAGGCGGTGCCCAGCGCCGCCCTGGCGTACCGGCAGATCCTGGATCTGGTGGACGCGGCCGGCGCGGCGGTCGCCGACGGGGCGGCCGGCGTGGTGGTCACCCAGGGCACCGACACCCTGGAGGAGACCGCGTTCCTGGCCGACCTGGTCTGGCCGCACCCGGAGCCGCTGGTGTTCACGGGCGCCATGCGCAACCCCACCCTGGCCGGCCCGGACGGCCCGGCCAACCTGCTCGCGGCGGCCCGGGTCGCCGCCGCGCCGGTCGCGCGGGACCTCGGCGTGCTGGTGGCGTTCAACGACGAGATCCACGCCGCCCGCTTCGTCCGCAAGACCCACAGCACCAGCACGGCGACCTTCGCCTCGCCGAACGCCGGCCCGCTCGGGCACGTCATCGAGGGCGCGGTACGCCTGCTCACCCGCCCGCCTCGGCACGCGCCGCTGCCGCCGGTCGACTCCGACCGGCTCGCCGCCACCCGGGTGGCCCTGCACACCGTCACCCTCGACGACGACCCGGCGCTGCTCGACGCGCTCGCCCCGGGCCTGGACGGGCTCGTGGTGGCCGGCTTCGGGGTGGGGCACGTGCCGCCCGACTTCGCCCCGGCACTGGGCGCGCTGGCCGCGCGGATGCCCGTGGTGCTCGCCTCGCGTGCGGGGGCGGGTTCGGTGCTGCGCGACACCTACGGTGCGGTCGGCTCGGAGACCGACCTGCGGCGGCGCGGGCTGGTCTGCGGTGGGCTGCTCGACCCGTACAAGGCGAAGGTGCTGCTCCGGATGTTGCTGGCCGGCGGAGCGGAACGGGCGGCGGTCGACGCGGCCTTCGCCCGGCACGGCTGA
- a CDS encoding class I SAM-dependent DNA methyltransferase translates to MIEPSWLTETRAAYDTVAVDYARLIPDVLEGPLDRGMLAAFAELVGPGRPVLEAGCGTGRITAHLRGLGLDISGVDLSPGMLDVARRDHPELRFEVGSMTALDLPDEALAGLVAWYSIIHLPPDLLPQVFTEFHRVLAPGGHLLIAVKAGDQRIRLEQAYGHTVSYDVYWLPPDRLAEQLTAAGLAVHATLVREAEELDRGPQAFLLARKADR, encoded by the coding sequence ATGATCGAACCGAGCTGGCTCACCGAGACGCGCGCCGCCTACGACACGGTCGCCGTGGACTACGCACGGCTGATCCCCGACGTGCTGGAGGGCCCGCTCGACCGCGGGATGCTTGCCGCGTTCGCCGAGCTGGTGGGGCCCGGGCGGCCGGTGCTGGAGGCGGGCTGCGGGACCGGCCGGATCACCGCCCACCTGCGCGGTCTCGGCCTCGACATCTCCGGGGTCGACCTCTCCCCGGGCATGCTCGACGTGGCCCGCCGGGACCATCCGGAGCTGCGCTTCGAGGTCGGCTCGATGACCGCGCTGGACCTCCCCGACGAGGCGCTGGCCGGCCTCGTCGCCTGGTACTCGATCATCCACCTGCCGCCGGACCTGCTGCCCCAGGTGTTCACCGAGTTCCACCGGGTGCTCGCCCCGGGCGGTCACCTGCTCATCGCGGTCAAGGCCGGCGACCAGCGGATCCGGCTGGAGCAGGCGTACGGGCACACCGTCTCGTACGACGTGTACTGGCTGCCGCCGGACCGGCTGGCCGAGCAACTCACGGCGGCCGGCCTGGCCGTGCACGCCACGCTGGTCCGCGAGGCGGAGGAACTCGACCGGGGACCGCAGGCGTTCCTGCTCGCCCGGAAGGCCGACCGGTGA
- a CDS encoding alpha/beta fold hydrolase, which produces MRMRLLLAPALPAVWGVVAGWWTPRGPGTVGTTLASILVSLAVGLLAGWSSRSRWAMLAAPVLFALAVELVRLRLRGPTVDRPHLTGLGVAALLAGRGVHGLFTVLPLLVGAAYGAGLARRLDGTAPRRPLARWSGRAGVGLLAALLALVTAGAAVPGRTDPIPGGIARFDTVASAGRDLGLLIRGTDRNAPVLLVVPGPPGGSEVGSVRRHLAALERQFVVAVWDRSGGPRSWSGFRSAADWDLQDEVEDLLAVTRHLRQRLGRDRIHLLAHSGGTVPGLLAVQRHPELFAGYIGVGQVVSLREADRSQYADTLAWARRTGRDDLAERMAAQGPPPYRDIWAYEPLLTNEAGAFAFDRTGASEDETGAVGNLGVPEYSPLEKVHLFGFLDGWDVLYPRMQEVDFRRDVRELRVPVWFVDGAHEVPGRLRLFDEWYAQLQAPRKDHLVIPGAGHRSLFERPEAFVAYLGRVRTDAGPAGD; this is translated from the coding sequence ATGCGGATGCGGCTTCTTCTCGCGCCGGCCCTGCCGGCCGTCTGGGGAGTGGTGGCGGGCTGGTGGACCCCGCGCGGGCCGGGCACGGTCGGCACCACGCTCGCCTCGATCCTGGTCAGCCTCGCCGTCGGGCTGCTGGCCGGCTGGTCGAGCCGCTCCCGCTGGGCGATGCTGGCCGCGCCGGTGCTCTTCGCGCTCGCCGTCGAACTGGTCCGGCTCCGCCTGCGCGGGCCGACCGTCGACCGGCCGCACCTCACGGGCCTCGGCGTGGCGGCCCTGCTGGCGGGGCGGGGCGTGCACGGCCTGTTCACAGTGCTGCCGCTCCTCGTGGGCGCCGCCTACGGGGCCGGGCTGGCGCGCCGGCTCGACGGCACGGCGCCCCGCCGGCCACTGGCACGGTGGTCGGGGCGTGCCGGTGTCGGCCTGCTCGCGGCCCTGCTCGCCCTGGTCACGGCCGGCGCGGCGGTGCCGGGCCGCACCGACCCGATCCCCGGTGGCATCGCCCGCTTCGACACCGTGGCGTCCGCCGGGCGCGACCTGGGACTGCTGATCCGGGGCACGGACCGGAACGCCCCAGTCCTGCTGGTGGTGCCCGGCCCGCCCGGCGGCTCGGAGGTCGGCTCCGTCCGCCGGCACCTGGCCGCCCTGGAACGGCAGTTCGTGGTGGCCGTCTGGGACCGGTCGGGTGGCCCGCGCTCGTGGTCGGGGTTCCGCTCCGCGGCGGACTGGGACCTCCAGGACGAGGTCGAGGACCTGCTGGCGGTCACCCGGCACCTGCGGCAGCGGCTCGGCCGCGACCGGATCCACCTGCTCGCCCACTCCGGCGGCACCGTTCCCGGCCTGCTCGCCGTGCAGCGTCACCCGGAGCTGTTCGCCGGCTACATCGGGGTCGGGCAGGTGGTGAGCCTGCGCGAGGCGGACCGCAGCCAGTACGCCGACACCCTGGCCTGGGCCCGCCGGACCGGCCGCGACGACCTCGCCGAGCGGATGGCGGCCCAGGGCCCGCCGCCCTACCGCGACATCTGGGCCTACGAGCCGTTGCTGACCAACGAGGCCGGCGCGTTCGCGTTCGACCGCACCGGGGCGAGCGAGGACGAGACCGGGGCGGTCGGCAACCTGGGCGTGCCGGAATACAGCCCGCTGGAGAAGGTGCACCTGTTCGGCTTCCTCGACGGCTGGGACGTGCTCTATCCCCGGATGCAGGAGGTGGACTTCCGCCGGGACGTCCGTGAGCTGCGGGTGCCGGTGTGGTTCGTGGACGGCGCCCACGAGGTGCCCGGCCGGCTGCGCCTCTTCGACGAGTGGTACGCCCAGCTCCAGGCCCCGCGCAAGGACCACCTGGTCATCCCCGGCGCGGGTCACCGGTCGCTGTTCGAGCGGCCGGAGGCGTTCGTGGCCTACCTGGGCCGGGTGCGGACGGACGCGGGGCCGGCCGGCGACTAG
- a CDS encoding MFS transporter — protein sequence MTQQLTPPTTGTRTSLWRSRDFLLLWSGQTVSEVGTRISGVAVPLLAAGVLDATVFQVSLLTFLAWLPYLLFSLPAGMLADRVDKRRLMIACDLGRAALLLSVPVVALAGHLTLPFLYAVVGLSGVLTVAFTVAYRSLLPALVPADGLTSANARLEVSENLAALAGPSAGGVLVGLLGAARTFVADAASFLASAVTLLLMRHRPAPRAGGRVPVRAALTEGLGFIRRQRILALVLACTATSNFFVMATRSIEVPYLLRVLHASPATIGLLFSLGSVGGLLAGVLAGRVTALLGGARTIWVSMAVPGPLYLLMPLARPGWGALLYAVGTAAFAANAVLFNVAAMSYRQRVTPARLLGRVNAAFLWICYGAIPLGALVGGALGTRLGLRPALLVCVLGMWSAALFVVFSPLRRMRDFATT from the coding sequence GTGACCCAGCAACTGACGCCCCCCACGACCGGAACCCGCACCTCGCTGTGGCGCAGCCGGGACTTCCTGCTGCTGTGGAGCGGCCAGACGGTCAGCGAGGTGGGCACCCGGATCTCCGGGGTGGCGGTGCCGCTGCTCGCCGCGGGCGTGCTCGACGCCACCGTCTTCCAGGTCTCGCTGCTGACGTTCCTGGCCTGGCTGCCGTACCTCTTGTTCTCGCTCCCGGCCGGGATGCTGGCCGACCGGGTCGACAAGCGGCGGCTGATGATCGCGTGCGACCTGGGGCGCGCGGCGTTGCTGCTGTCGGTGCCGGTGGTCGCCCTGGCCGGCCACCTCACGCTGCCCTTCCTGTACGCGGTGGTCGGGCTCTCCGGCGTGCTGACCGTGGCGTTCACCGTGGCGTACCGGAGCCTGCTGCCCGCCCTCGTCCCGGCGGACGGCCTGACCTCGGCGAACGCGCGGCTGGAGGTGAGCGAGAACCTGGCCGCCCTGGCCGGGCCGAGCGCCGGCGGCGTGCTCGTCGGCCTGCTCGGCGCGGCCCGCACCTTCGTGGCCGACGCCGCCAGTTTCCTGGCCAGCGCGGTCACGCTGCTGCTGATGCGGCACCGCCCGGCGCCCCGCGCCGGCGGTCGGGTGCCGGTCCGGGCCGCGCTCACCGAGGGGCTCGGCTTCATCCGCCGGCAGCGGATCCTCGCCCTGGTGCTCGCCTGCACCGCCACCTCGAACTTCTTCGTCATGGCCACCCGGTCCATCGAGGTGCCCTACCTGCTGCGCGTGCTGCACGCCAGCCCGGCCACCATCGGCCTCCTGTTCAGCCTGGGTTCGGTCGGCGGGCTGCTGGCCGGGGTGCTGGCCGGGCGGGTCACCGCGCTGCTCGGCGGCGCCCGGACCATCTGGGTGTCGATGGCCGTGCCCGGCCCGCTCTACCTGCTGATGCCGCTCGCCCGGCCTGGCTGGGGCGCCCTGCTCTACGCGGTCGGCACCGCCGCGTTCGCGGCCAACGCGGTGCTGTTCAACGTGGCGGCCATGTCCTACCGGCAGCGGGTCACCCCGGCCCGGCTGCTCGGCCGGGTCAACGCGGCCTTCCTGTGGATCTGCTACGGCGCCATCCCGCTCGGCGCGCTGGTCGGCGGCGCCCTCGGCACCCGGCTCGGGCTGCGCCCGGCGCTGCTGGTCTGCGTGCTCGGCATGTGGAGCGCGGCGCTGTTCGTGGTCTTCTCTCCGTTGCGCCGGATGCGGGACTTCGCGACGACCTGA
- a CDS encoding YciI family protein yields MAQYAVLIYSPAPADPMDLTPDYVALLERYGSQVAELGGQILTGFALQPSTTATAIRGDVVTDGPFIEAKEVVAGFFILEAPDLDVALKIAKLNPATIDGGVEVRPLFQPPAE; encoded by the coding sequence ATGGCCCAGTACGCAGTCCTCATCTACTCGCCCGCGCCGGCCGACCCGATGGACCTGACCCCCGACTACGTGGCCCTGCTGGAGCGGTACGGGTCCCAGGTCGCCGAGCTGGGCGGCCAGATCCTCACGGGGTTCGCGCTCCAGCCGAGCACCACGGCCACGGCGATCCGCGGGGACGTGGTCACCGACGGCCCGTTCATCGAGGCCAAGGAGGTCGTCGCGGGGTTCTTCATCCTGGAGGCGCCCGACCTGGACGTGGCCCTGAAGATCGCCAAGCTGAACCCGGCCACCATCGACGGCGGCGTCGAGGTCCGGCCGCTCTTCCAGCCGCCGGCCGAGTGA